A region from the Triticum aestivum cultivar Chinese Spring chromosome 3D, IWGSC CS RefSeq v2.1, whole genome shotgun sequence genome encodes:
- the LOC123076924 gene encoding probable leucine-rich repeat receptor-like protein kinase At1g68400, which produces MPRPSGSSTTLLLLLLAVLLVRGANAGSLEGDAAALADFRLAADRSGALATWNASASPSPCGWRGVTCAGGRVTRLVLEGLGLSGADALPALARLDGLRVLSLKGNHLSGAVPDLSPVQGLKLLFLSRNALSGAIPPSLGKLYRLYRLDLSSNNLSGVVPPELARLDRLLTLRLDSNRLTGGVDGIALPRLQDLNVSHNLLAGRIPVAMAGFPAEAFGGNAGLCGAPLPPCKEEVQNASPCPPAAAMAASSPSSKPPDGKGKMSRGVVAAIVAADFAVVGLVAGLLFCYFWPRLSGRRSDRRHREGEKIVYSSSPYGAAGVVAAAGGTYERGKMVFLEDAGGRRFELEELLRASAEMLGKGGCGTAYKAVLDDGSVVAVKRLRDAAPAAASTKKDFEHHMAVLGRLHHPNIVPLNAYYYARDEKLLVYEFMRNGSLFSLLHGNRGPGRTPLDWAARMRIAAGAARGLAYIHHASRRGGLTPKLAHGNIKSTNILLDRSGEARLADCGLAQLGTSSPAASSAGYRAPEAPAPASRPWASQKGDVYALGVVLLELLTGRCPGSELPNGGVVAELPRWVQSVVREEWTSEVFDLELMKDKGIEEEMVAMLQLALSCAASAPDQRPKVGYVVRMIDEVRACGDPQASSPSHGSSMDESSGVSDSPAVSEGGAASQ; this is translated from the exons ATGCCTCGTCCCAGCGGCAGCAGCaccacgctgctgctgctgctgctcgccgtCCTGCTCGTGCGCGGCGCCAATGCCGGTTCGCTGGAGGGCGACGCCGCGGCGCTCGCCGACTTCCGGCTCGCCGCGGACCGCTCCGGCGCGCTGGCCACCTGGAACGCGTCCGCCAGCCCGTCCCCGTGCGGCTGGCGCGGGGTGACGTGCGCGGGCGGGCGCGTGACGCGGCTGGTGCTCGAGGGGCTCGGCCTGTCCGGCGCGGACGCGCTCCCGGCGCTGGCCCGGCTCGACGGCCTCCGCGTGCTCAGCCTCAAGGGgaaccacctctccggcgccgtcccggACCTCTCGCCGGTCCAAGGGCTCAAGCTGCTCTTCCTCTCCCGCAACGCGCTCTCCGGCGCCATCCCGCCGTCGCTGGGCAAGCTCTACCGCCTCTACCGGCTCGACCTCTCCTCCAACAACCTGTCCGGCGTCGTGCCGCCCGAGCTGGCCCGGCTCGACCGGCTGCTCACGCTCAGGCTCGACTCCAACCGCCTCACCGGCGGGGTCGATGGCATTGCGCTGCCGAGGCTGCAGGATCTCAACGTGTCCCACAATCTCTTGGCGGGGAGGATTCCGGTGGCGATGGCGGGGTTCCCGGCCGAGGCCTTCGGCGGGAACGCCGGCCTGTGCGGCGCGCCCCTGCCGCCGTGCAAGGAGGAGGTGCAGAACGCGTCCCCGTGCCCTCCGGCTGCGGCCATGGCGGCGTCGTCTCCCTCGTCGAAGCCGCCGGACGGCAAGGGGAAGATGAGCCGCGGGGTCGTGGCCGCAATTGTGGCCGCGGACTTCGCCGTGGTCGGGCTCGTCGCCGGCCTGCTGTTCTGCTACTTCTGGCCGCGCCTCTCCGGGCGCCGGAGCGACAGGCGCCACCGCGAGGGGGAGAAGATCGTCTACTCCTCGAGCCCGTACGGCGCGGCGGGAGTGGTCGCGGCGGCCGGTGGCACGTACGAGCGAGGGAAGATGGTGTTTCTGGAGGACGCCGGCGGGAGGCGGTTCGAGCTGGAGGAGCTGCTGCGCGCGTCCGCGGAGATGCTCGGCAAGGGCGGCTGCGGCACGGCGTACAAGGCGGTGCTCGACGATGGCAGCGTCGTGGCCGTGAAGCGGCTGCGCGACGCGGCGCCCGCGGCGGCGTCGACCAAGAAGGACTTCGAGCACCACATGGCCGTCCTCGGCCGCCTCCACCACCCCAACATCGTGCCGCTCAACGCCTACTACTACGCCCGCGACGAGAAGCTGCTCGTCTACGAGTTCATGCGCAACGGCagcctcttctccctcctccacG GTAACCGAGGGCCGGGCCGGACGCCGCTGGACTGGGCAGCGCGCATGCGCATCGCGGCTGGCGCCGCGCGCGGCCTCGCCTACATCCACCACGCGAGCCGGCGCGGCGGGCTGACGCCCAAGCTGGCGCACGGCAACATCAAGAGCACCAACATCCTGCTCGACAGGTCGGGCGAGGCGCGCCTCGCTGACTGCGGGCTGGCGCAGCTGGGCAcgtcgtcgccggcggcgagctcggcggggTACCGCGCGCCTGAGGCGCCCGCGCCGGCGTCCCGGCCGTGGGCGTCGCAGAAGGGCGACGTGTACGCGCTCGGGGTGGTGCTGCTGGAGCTGCTGACGGGGCGGTGCCCGGGCAGCGAGCTGCCCAACGGCGGCGTGGTGGCGGAGCTGCCGCGGTGGGTGCAGTCGGTGGTGCGGGAGGAGTGGACGTCGGAGGTGTTCGACCTGGAGCTGATGAAGGACAAGGGCATCGAGGAGGAGATGGTGGCGATGCTGCAGCTGGCCCTAAGCTGCGCGGCGAGCGCGCCGGACCAGCGGCCCAAGGTCGGGTACGTGGTGCGGATGATCGACGAGGTCCGCGCGTGCGGGGACCCGCAGGCGTCGTCGCCGTCGCACGGGTCGTCCATGGACGAGTCCTCCGGCGTCTCCGACTCGCCCGCCGTCTCGGAAGGCGGCGCCGCCAGCCAGTGA